One window of Gammaproteobacteria bacterium genomic DNA carries:
- a CDS encoding GspH/FimT family pseudopilin, with the protein MNAAKRIFPVAGPNAGHSAGPNAGPGTPGRQSGVTLVEAMVAILVLSLLLGLGVPGFVTMFKNNRMVSMANELVADINLARSEAIKRNGQVGLCASSTGAACLTGASSKQWEGGWTVFYDGDKSGDLGTQDCSSAVLDCRLAGNKGLDTGMTLRSSFADALIYKSSGSADQPSGTFGLCDDRGAASGRTVLVSRSGRPRVTSPSANCTP; encoded by the coding sequence ATGAACGCCGCAAAGCGCATCTTCCCGGTCGCCGGGCCCAACGCTGGGCACAGCGCCGGGCCCAACGCCGGGCCCGGCACGCCCGGCAGGCAATCCGGCGTCACGCTGGTCGAGGCCATGGTGGCCATCCTCGTGCTCTCCCTGTTGCTGGGGCTCGGCGTCCCCGGTTTCGTCACCATGTTCAAGAATAATCGCATGGTCAGCATGGCAAATGAACTGGTTGCCGATATCAACCTGGCGCGCAGCGAGGCGATCAAGCGCAACGGGCAGGTGGGGCTGTGCGCCAGCAGCACCGGCGCCGCCTGCCTCACCGGCGCGTCCAGCAAGCAGTGGGAGGGCGGCTGGACGGTGTTCTACGACGGCGACAAGAGCGGGGATCTGGGCACCCAGGACTGCTCTTCCGCCGTTCTGGACTGCAGACTCGCCGGCAACAAGGGCCTGGACACGGGCATGACCCTGCGCTCCAGCTTCGCGGACGCCCTGATCTACAAATCCTCCGGCAGCGCCGACCAGCCGTCGGGCACATTCGGCCTGTGCGACGACCGCGGCGCCGCCAGCGGCCGCACCGTCCTGGTGTCGCGCAGCGGCCGTCCCCGGGTTACCTCCCCCTCCGCCAACTGCACGCCCTGA